TaccacaggaaaggaaaaaacactgCTCTTAGAAATGTCCTTAAGAAACAAATGCAGAAGAACCAGGGTCCTGCTCTTTGGAAGCTGCTATAATGTGACAGTGGATTCTGAAACTAATCAGCAGAGTTTCAATTTCTAATGCAACAGCTGCTATGAGCTGCTATCAGGTGGATTATCAACAGGGTTTGCAGCAGTGCGTCAGCCTCGACAGGAAACCCGGCTGGCCGAGGCCAGCGTCACTGGCAGCACAATGACGCCCCCTGTATCCTCTCGAGGATTGGGGTGCGCCTAGGGCGTAGAGGCCCGGAGTGACGGAGGATCCCGGAGAACGATGAAGACTGCAGTCCGCAGGAATGACAGGAGACGTTCCTTCGGGGTGCCAAAGTTCGGTTTAATTCCCAAGGGAGGACCGCCGAAAGACAAAGAAATGTGCCCGACAGCAGGTTATAAGGGATACAAAGCAACCAATCAGGGGGTAGGGGGGGTGTAACAAGATATTAACAGACAAACCTAACAACCAACCAGAATAACTCAGGGGAGTGTCCCCGGCCCCTCGTCCAATCACCCCGCAGAACTCAGAGAAACTTCTAGAAGGTGGGAAGAGTGTGCTGGATGACGGACAGGGACTCGGGGAGGAACCTAACCAAACTGGGGAGGAGCGAAGGAGGAGTGAGGGAGATTGACAGGTAACTGATGTCCTGGGACCGGACCAAACATAAAGACAGGGGGGAGCGGGCCAGCGCgatcccacatctcccccttttttgtttaaaaataaagaaaaataaacggAACTAAACATCTTCTTCCCAGCAGTCGTAACCAAAGTCTTCGTACCGTAgatcttcttctccttctgatGGCTGAAGCTCCATCACATGGTTTACGACCGCTGGGGCAGTCAACTTAATCATGAGTCTCTTAAGAATTGTCCATAAAATTGAAATAACGATAAGAACCAGTAAAACAACAAACACAACTGAAATAATAGTTTTTAACACCGACCCAAGCCACCCTGACAGTCCCCATCCTGAGAACAAGTTCCCCAGCCAGTCCGCGGAGTCTTCCTTGATTTTACTGATCATCTCTCGCATCTGGTCAATGGCGAGACGGACGTCCTCGGCCTTAGAAGTCAAATTCAAGCAGCAGAGCCCCTCAAAGTCCTGGCAGCGATGGTCATGGAGCAGCAATAGAAAATCTATTGCTGCCCTGTTCTGCAAAGTGGCCTGCCTTGTGATTTCCTCGTCTTGTAGAAGGTCACTTAGCGCGGCTGATGTAAGATTTGCTTGTTTCGCcacccagcactcgaggtggcCTAATTCGCCTAATGATTGAGCGACTGCCACCCAGGGGAGGAAGGTGATCCATGCCACCTCCTCTGGCTTACTCCAATGGAAAATTTCTTCGTCGCACGAACTGTCCAAATTAGTTAAATCTCGTCTCGTCCGATTCGAATTTGGTGCGACTTCTATCTTCTGCCAATTAACAATTTGACTTGTGCTGGGTGTGAACAGCGACAGCCGGCCGATAGTACATGGGCCTCCGAGAAGGCGAGAGGGGATGCCTTGCCAAGCTCGGTCCccacaaatgaaaaaataaccATTGGGTAGAGAGCGAGGTTTAAAGTCCCGGGTAATCGAGGTTGTAATCTGTGACAGGGAAGGGCAAAGTGAGACATTTGCGGTGATATTTGCAATTTGTAGGGAAGTGTCTAGGTCGGAGTAAGGGAAGAAttgaatacaaaaataaaatgtggagGACCCGAGCACTTTAAATTCTAGGGGTTCGGTCTTGGACTGATTTAATTTGCTGGCAAATCTCCTCCAGACAATATTGGGGTTAGGGTCAGAGGGGCGGTTGATTTTATTATTGAAAAAAGGTTCTAGAGAATCACGGAGGGACAAGGGCAACTCATCTGGAAGAGACgggatccccacaaggcaggtGGACAAGGGGTCTGCTGCTGATGCGGTGGTGAGGCAGAGACTGTCTTGACCGAGGGCGTCGGCGAGAGTTTTCCAAACGTTTTTTCTTGGCTGGGGAACGACCCACGGCGTAGATGGTAGCGCAAGGAGTGAGAGAATGATGACGAAGGCCGTGAGTCGTGCAGTCTCCAGTGGGGCTGCCATAGCATGGGCCCTAAAACAGtagataaataaaatatataaatgaaaGAAATCAAAATTCTGACCCCAGGACATCTAAGTCTCCCTCAAAGGGTTTCCGCCTACGCCTCCAGCAGGACTCTTGAACTTGGGGAACCGTACCTACAGACACCTGCTTTTTGGGCAGGAAGGGCCTGACCCACTTTGAAGGAACCCATTTGGGACCTGAGGGGGTGGATACGCAAgcatatcccctcccccaggtcACCAGGTCAAACGGCCCCTCCGTTTTCCATGTTTCCGGGTCCTTTATCAAGACTGGTGGCTTTGTCTCCGGTTTTAGACTTTTGTTTTCGCCAAAATGACGCACGACAGGTGGGTTTAAATTATCAAACGAGCAATTTAGGAAATTGATGGTATATAAAGCTCGAGCAAGGCGGGTCTGCGGGGAGTCCATCTTCATTGCCGAATGCTGATGGTGTAGGGTGTTTTTCAGGCTCTGATGGGCTCTCTCCACCATGGCTTGGCCTGTCGGGGAATAGGGGATGCCGGTCTTATGCTctattccccattgctgcaggaagctTCGCAACTCCCTGGACTTGTACGCCGGGCCATTGTCTGTTTTTATGCACTTTGGGATGCCCAACACAGAGAAGGCCAGCAATAGATGTTTTTTAACGTCATTGGCCTTCTCCCCTGCGTGGGCAGAGGCATAGACTGCATTAGAAAAGGTGTCGATAGACACATGTACGTAAGAAAGACGTCCGAATTCCGGGACATGAGTGACATCCATCTGCCACACCTCACAACTTGATAGACCTCGGGGGTTGGTGCCTGATGGAATGGATGGAAGTTGGAAGGcttggcactggggacatgttGCCACAATGGCTCTGGCCTGTTCCCGAGAGATCTTAAACTGTCTAACAAGGCCAGGAGCATTCTGATGGAAGAGCTGGTGGCTGAGCTTGGCTTGCTCGAACACGCGCGGGAGGGGGGccacctgggcaggagcagcaagaGCATCAGCTCTCCTGTTTCCCTCCATGATGAACCCCGGTAGCTCGGTGTGGGACCTGACATGCATCACGTAGTATGGTTGCTCTCGGTGGGAGACTAGTCGAATTAATTTCGAGAGCAAAAGAAACAAGGCATTGTTGGAGACCTCCTGCAAGATTGCACCCTCAGCTCGAGAAACAACTCCGGCTACATAAGCCGAATCAGTTACCAAATTAAAAGGCTCAGCGAACTTCTCAAAAGCCCGGACGACAGCGTCCAACTCAGCGATCTGGGGAGACCCCAGAACTACTTTAACATCAGCCTCCCACTGCTGAGTCTGAGGATCCTTCCAAGTCATtactgacttgtgggatgctccggaCGCGTCCGTGAAAACTGTCAGGGCTTCGAGGGGAGTTCGACTCTGAATGGATTTTATCGAAAGATGGAATTGAATGTCCGAATTAAAGAATTTGTGTGATGGTTTGTGGATAGAAATTTGGCCGGAGAAGCTGTCGAGTGCAAACTGTAATGCTTCATTTTCCTGCAGAAGGTGTTCTAACATTGCTTTAGTAAAATTACCTGAGCTCAGTTGGATCGGAACGTGAATGCAGTCAAAATCCACACCTGCTAACTCCCGGATCCGCAGGCGTGCTTTGCGGATGAGttctgccaccagctcctgtggcttGGTCATTCTTTTGGACCTGTGGTGGcttaggaaaacccactctatgATCAAGAGTGGATCCTTCGCCCCTTGGTCCCGTTTGATGTTAGAGTCCCATTGAAAAATCACCCCGTGGAGGTGTGGCAATCTTCCCAGGATGATAAATTTGAATGGCAGCTCGGGACGGTATCGATGAGCCTGCCGACTGGAAATGGACGTCTGGATCTTTTctaatgctgcctgtgcctctgggGTGAGAGACCTCGGAgaactaagctcctctccccctttcaataaattgaaaaggggggccAGGTCCTCGGTGGAAACACCCAGCCAAGGTCTCACCCAATTTAAAGCCCCACACAGTTGCTGGACATCAGCGAGTGTCCGAATGTTTGGCCGAATTGATATTTTTTGAGGTACAATAGTACGGCGGCCAATTTCTAGGCCCAGGTACTTCCAGGGCGGCATCCGCTGAATCTTGTCCTGTTGCAGCTCGAACCCTGCAGCAATCAATGAATTGATTGTCAGGTCAAGCGCATGTGTAAGCATGTCGTCTGTCGGAGCGCAAACTAAGATGTCGTCCATGTAATGTTGGATTGTGACTTCCGGCATTGCAGCACGTACCGGGGACAGCAAGGAGGACACGTACCATTGGCAGATTACCGGCGAGTTCTTCATGCCTTGTGGTAATACTGTCCAATGATACCTCCTCCTTGGGGCTTCTCGGTTGATGGTGGGAACCGAGAAGGCGAAACGTGGGGCATCATCCGGATGGAGgggaatttggaaaaagcaatCTTTTATATCGATGACAGCCAATTGATGGTTTTGAGGGAGCATCGCCGGGGACGGCATCCCTGGTTGAAGAGACCCCATATCTTCAATGATGTCATTAATTTTGCGGAGGTCGTGGAGGAGCCGCCACTTgtttttattgggttttttgaTGACAAAGACTGGGGAGTTCCACGGTGACGTGGACTCCACCAGATGACCCTTCTGTAACTGCTCATCCACGAGCTCCTGGAGCGCCTTAAGTTTTTGTTTAGAAAGCGGCCACTGCTCTACCCAGACAGGGACATCTGATTTCCAATTAAGTTTCTGGGTAGGGCGCCCCTCAGTGACCGCTGCCCGAAAAACCGGAGGAGCCGATGGTAGGTCAATTTTGGCTCCCCATTGGGCAAGGAGGTCTCTTCCCCACAGGGGTTCcgaataatttaaaacaaacgGGCGAACAGAGGCCAATTGCCCGTCTGGCCCCATAATTTGAACGAAACTCCGAGATTGCTTCGCCAATTGGACCCCCCCGACACCCTGGATTTTTCCAGCCACGTTTTGCAGCTCCCAATGTGCCGGCCATTCCCTTGCGGGAATGATCGTCACATCTGCCCCGGTGTCCAAGAGTCCATGTAATGTGGTGGCCTCCCCATCCTTCTGTATGTGGCAGGTGAGCCGTGGCTTGTCCCCGGTGACAAATTGAGACCAAGCCACGGTAGGTGTTACCTCTGTGTCAGTGGTGGAATGACAGATTTCTGGGACAGGGATCGCTTGCGCAATCACCTGGCCCTTGGGCAGAAAGATGGGTGGCTGTGTGCAATGCAGGACGACAGAGAATAGGTGTATATGTGTGGACACCACCCCTGGCAAGATGTTGATGTGTGGTGGGGTGTATTTCGTGTCTCCGACAACGACATACTTACATTTGACCCGCCACCAAGTACCTTGTGCGTCTGGCGAGACGGAGACTTCCCGGAAACTGGTGTCTGTCAGGTGTAAGGGCTCGATGAGCTGGAGCCTGTACGGAGAGATATTAGAAGTGGTAGTCAGTATTGGATATGAAGTAGTCGAGTCCTGTGGATTTGACAACGTAGGCGGATTAACCTGGGGAACCGCCTCCGGCtgttcccctcctcctccccccccgcGAGATGGAAAGTTCTCCGCCCTACTTTTATCTTTGCGCGGGGAGGCCTCGCGCTCTTGAGTTAGTTTTTTGAGTGCTGATCTGCCCGTTGAGGTTTCTGATGGAACTTAAAGTTATAAAACTCTTTCCTCAACGGGCAGTCAGGCATCCAATGCCCAGTCTTTTGGCATAAGTGGCACGGAGCATCGGCGCCGGGAGGTGGTCTTCGGATGGGACGGGGCGTCCGATGCGGTGCTGGATTACTGTCCTCCGCCGTGGTAGATTCTGCTGCGGCGACTCTCCGCTGAGTTGGGCGCTGTCCTCTGGGAGTACTTTCGGGGAAGACAGACACCTTCCTTTCGCAAACTTGCAGCATTAGGGTCAGGTCCGGAGGAGGGTCAAAGGGGAGGCTGAGGATGGCAGCCTTGCACGCAGGATTTGCATTGGTGGCTGCCATCTCTGTCAGGATTTCCTCCCGGGTCGCCTCATCCCGCACCTGCATCTCTACTGCTTTCCTTAACCGCTCAGTAAAAAGAAGAAACGGTTCGTTATCTTCTTGTATGATTTTAGTATATGAAATGAGGGGAGCAGTAGGAGGTCTAAGGGCAGTGAACGCTTTCAATGCTGCAGATGTTGTTGCCTTAAGTGCCTCTGCAGGGATATACCAAGCCTGGTAGTTCCCGTCTGCCCAGTCCCCAATGCCACAAAGATGGTCTGTAGAAATCATTCCTCCCTCCGTGTCCCTGGCGGAGCTTGCATCTTGCCATAATTGAGGCAAAATCTTGCCTATCTCTCGTTTCCAATTTGCCTCCCAGAGACGGAACTCTGAGGGGCTAAGCAAGCACGAAAAGATCCGCCGGAGATCGGCAGGAATGACGATGGCATCTGTTAGTGTGGCCCTCAGGATTCCCCGGAAAAACTCACTTTCCCTGGAGTAATCCTTCTGGGCCTTACACAACTCTTTGATAGTTTGATTTGAAAAGGGGATCCACTGGGCCTGggtcctcccttccctccccggGATATAAGAAACCGGAGCCGCGGAAAGGTTAAGCAGCGGCCCCTGGTTCCAGgccccagccccccccccaGCACCCGAtggagcgtgggaaccggaagaGGGAGCGTGGGAACCAGGGCCCGGGGCGGAAGGGGAGGAGCCGGTGACGGGGGCGGGGACCGATGGCGTTGTCCCCGCCTCAGAGGCGGAGGCTTCGAAAGGTGGAGCTGGGGGCGGAGCACCGCGCAGAGGGAGGGGCGGAGGCAAGGGCGGAGCGGAGGGaactgaggaagaggaggggtcAGGGAAACGGAAAGGGTTTCGCGGGGAACGAAAGGGATTTCGGGAAGAAGGAGGCGTTTCGGCGGGAAAACCCATGAGGTCTCC
The nucleotide sequence above comes from Passer domesticus isolate bPasDom1 chromosome 5, bPasDom1.hap1, whole genome shotgun sequence. Encoded proteins:
- the LOC135301202 gene encoding uncharacterized protein LOC135301202, which encodes MGAKVSTTQKRLVRKVQGVLVVGGFDNVHKKDIKMLVAWLLSQFPTTDPEQILNHTFWSHVVLKANSMCRSGDSKMLKIAYLSSTIRDLLRSKRQLGEQPTSPEFVPSSVACSSPTPFPSTSTPRSGILKRAARDGSTQELYHPPGSLQGVPSPRPRSPGQTLRDSPCPPFSPVKCLKSSKSVRFYPPPSPTPSGDSPSQDGADESQNGGDLMGFPAETPPSSRNPFRSPRNPFRFPDPSSSSVPSAPPLPPPLPLRGAPPPAPPFEASASEAGTTPSVPAPVTGSSPSAPGPGSHAPSSGSHAPSGAGGGAGAWNQGPLLNLSAAPVSYIPGREGRTQAQWIPFSNQTIKELCKAQKDYSRESEFFRGILRATLTDAIVIPADLRRIFSCLLSPSEFRLWEANWKREIGKILPQLWQDASSARDTEGGMISTDHLCGIGDWADGNYQAWYIPAEALKATTSAALKAFTALRPPTAPLISYTKIIQEDNEPFLLFTERLRKAVEMQVRDEATREEILTEMAATNANPACKAAILSLPFDPPPDLTLMLQVCERKVSVFPESTPRGQRPTQRRVAAAESTTAEDSNPAPHRTPRPIRRPPPGADAPSALKKLTQEREASPRKDKSRAENFPSRGGGGGGEQPEAVPQVNPPTLSNPQDSTTSYPILTTTSNISPYRLQLIEPLHLTDTSFREVSVSPDAQGTWWRVKCKYVVVGDTKYTPPHINILPGVVSTHIHLFSVVLHCTQPPIFLPKGQVIAQAIPVPEICHSTTDTEVTPTVAWSQFVTGDKPRLTCHIQKDGEATTLHGLLDTGADVTIIPAREWPAHWELQNVAGKIQGVGGVQLAKQSRSFVQIMGPDGQLASVRPFVLNYSEPLWGRDLLAQWGAKIDLPSAPPVFRAAVTEGRPTQKLNWKSDVPVWVEQWPLSKQKLKALQELVDEQLQKGHLVESTSPWNSPVFVIKKPNKNKWRLLHDLRKINDIIEDMGSLQPGMPSPAMLPQNHQLAVIDIKDCFFQIPLHPDDAPRFAFSVPTINREAPRRRYHWTVLPQGMKNSPVICQWYVSSLLSPVRAAMPEVTIQHYMDDILVCAPTDDMLTHALDLTINSLIAAGFELQQDKIQRMPPWKYLGLEIGRRTIVPQKISIRPNIRTLADVQQLCGALNWVRPWLGVSTEDLAPLFNLLKGGEELSSPRSLTPEAQAALEKIQTSISSRQAHRYRPELPFKFIILGRLPHLHGVIFQWDSNIKRDQGAKDPLLIIEWVFLSHHRSKRMTKPQELVAELIRKARLRIRELAGVDFDCIHVPIQLSSGNFTKAMLEHLLQENEALQFALDSFSGQISIHKPSHKFFNSDIQFHLSIKSIQSRTPLEALTVFTDASGASHKSVMTWKDPQTQQWEADVKVVLGSPQIAELDAVVRAFEKFAEPFNLVTDSAYVAGVVSRAEGAILQEVSNNALFLLLSKLIRLVSHREQPYYVMHVRSHTELPGFIMEGNRRADALAAPAQVAPLPRVFEQAKLSHQLFHQNAPGLVRQFKISREQARAIVATCPQCQAFQLPSIPSGTNPRGLSSCEVWQMDVTHVPEFGRLSYVHVSIDTFSNAVYASAHAGEKANDVKKHLLLAFSVLGIPKCIKTDNGPAYKSRELRSFLQQWGIEHKTGIPYSPTGQAMVERAHQSLKNTLHHQHSAMKMDSPQTRLARALYTINFLNCSFDNLNPPVVRHFGENKSLKPETKPPVLIKDPETWKTEGPFDLVTWGRGYACVSTPSGPKWVPSKWVRPFLPKKQVSVGTVPQVQESCWRRRRKPFEGDLDVLGSEF